A genomic region of Candidatus Sulfotelmatobacter sp. contains the following coding sequences:
- the dnaA gene encoding chromosomal replication initiator protein DnaA, whose protein sequence is MAVQSLPVEGTERLWAQVLSLVQDRIGSAQTFDTWFRPITPRVMGPTLVELEVPNAFFVDWIHEHHLPMLRDCLASVFGAAPEVRLLPCEIESGAAPPPPLPRPPVERARPARGWLDSQLNPRHTFETFIVGGGNRFTHAACVAVAERPAEDYNPLFIFAGSGLGKTHLLHAIGHEVRARHADARVTYVPAERFTNEMIYAIQHGQTLAFRNKYRNVDVLLIDDIQFLAGKESTQEEFFYTFNTLRDAHKQIVVTADKPPKDIPMLEERLTSRFNQGLITDVKHPDVETRIAILRNRCALEGDGLHLADDILLLIADRIRTNIRDLEGCLVRLMAVASLTQQEITPDLAEEVLQQYVHPEPDHTTPERILTTVAERYSVRVDALCGKRRTRNIVLPRQVAMYLARQLTDLSLVEIGRMFGGRDHTTVLYACEKVGGMISADPSFADRINGVISTLASG, encoded by the coding sequence ATGGCTGTCCAATCGCTGCCCGTAGAAGGAACCGAGCGGCTCTGGGCCCAGGTTCTTTCACTCGTTCAGGACCGCATCGGCAGTGCTCAGACTTTCGACACCTGGTTCCGGCCGATCACGCCGCGCGTGATGGGACCAACGCTCGTCGAGCTCGAGGTTCCAAACGCGTTTTTCGTCGACTGGATCCACGAGCACCACCTTCCCATGCTGCGAGACTGTCTCGCATCGGTATTCGGGGCCGCGCCCGAAGTGCGGCTGCTCCCCTGCGAGATCGAGTCCGGCGCCGCTCCTCCCCCGCCGCTTCCGAGGCCGCCGGTCGAGCGCGCGCGGCCGGCGCGCGGCTGGCTCGACAGCCAGCTCAATCCGCGCCACACCTTCGAGACCTTCATCGTCGGTGGCGGTAATCGATTCACTCATGCCGCCTGTGTCGCGGTCGCCGAGCGGCCGGCCGAGGACTACAACCCGCTCTTCATCTTCGCCGGCTCCGGTCTCGGCAAGACGCACCTGCTCCATGCCATCGGCCACGAAGTGCGTGCGCGCCACGCCGACGCTCGGGTCACCTACGTGCCCGCCGAGCGTTTCACCAACGAGATGATCTACGCGATCCAGCACGGCCAGACGCTGGCGTTCCGAAACAAGTATCGAAACGTGGACGTCCTGTTGATCGACGATATTCAGTTTCTGGCGGGAAAGGAGAGCACGCAGGAGGAGTTCTTCTACACGTTCAACACGCTGCGCGACGCGCACAAGCAGATCGTGGTGACCGCCGACAAGCCGCCCAAGGACATTCCGATGCTCGAAGAGCGGCTGACTTCGCGCTTCAATCAGGGGCTGATCACCGACGTCAAGCATCCCGACGTCGAAACGCGCATCGCGATCCTGCGCAATCGCTGCGCACTCGAGGGCGACGGCCTGCATCTGGCCGATGACATCCTGCTGCTTATCGCCGACCGCATCCGCACCAACATCCGCGACCTCGAGGGCTGTCTGGTGCGATTGATGGCGGTCGCGTCATTGACCCAGCAGGAGATCACCCCCGATCTGGCCGAGGAAGTGCTGCAGCAGTACGTCCATCCCGAGCCGGACCACACCACGCCCGAGCGCATTCTCACCACGGTCGCGGAGCGCTACAGCGTGAGGGTCGATGCCTTGTGCGGGAAGCGGCGGACGCGAAATATCGTGCTGCCTCGGCAGGTCGCGATGTACCTGGCACGCCAGCTCACGGATCTTTCGCTGGTCGAGATCGGTCGCATGTTCGGCGGAAGGGACCACACCACCGTGCTCTACGCCTGCGAGAAGGTCGGCGGCATGATCTCTGCGGATCCGTCATTCGCCGATCGGATCAACGGCGTGATTTCCACGCTGGCCTCCGGATGA
- a CDS encoding DUF721 domain-containing protein has product MESLQSALQRALAGRGLGGELRGWEAVDRWAAVVGPRIAGHSRAVAFRRGTLIVEVDGSAWMHELGVLKRQLMRTLNRELVPNTVRELRFVVPGGGNLR; this is encoded by the coding sequence GTGGAGTCGTTGCAGAGTGCCTTGCAGCGCGCGCTGGCCGGGCGCGGGCTGGGAGGGGAACTGCGAGGCTGGGAAGCGGTGGATCGGTGGGCCGCGGTGGTGGGACCGCGGATCGCCGGCCACAGCCGCGCGGTGGCCTTTCGGCGGGGCACGCTGATCGTCGAGGTGGACGGCTCGGCATGGATGCATGAGCTCGGGGTCCTCAAGCGCCAATTGATGCGGACGCTCAACCGCGAGCTGGTCCCAAACACCGTTCGCGAGCTGCGTTTCGTCGTCCCTGGCGGAGGGAACCTGCGGTGA
- the dnaN gene encoding DNA polymerase III subunit beta — MSPSAGTASAPGTSGRTSTSQPNGKDEIQLSIQQGDLAFAVSRALASVSARSPQPLLSCLLLEADKGGLRVTGTDLDVTTAVRVPAEVKTPGKVAVSARHFHEVVRKIPKGTLTIGIEGGQCEVRYGDGKGWSRFPVQDAAEFPRVPDLKADGAVTLEGDALSRLLARTAYAASTDEVRPQLNGVLVQGGEKALTVVATDGHRLARATRKGAFGGLGKDGVIVPSRALQTVSRTAEEATSPVTVEIAAGKNQAGFSAQVGEYRVQIFTRLLEGPYPNYDQVIPRDNPRDLQVRRQDLMEAVDIVASHADNITRQVRFSVRSGKLGVSSATELGAGEHQIEAQYRGEDMEIGYNATYLLDILRSLPTEQVVFRLKTALSAGVIEPLGELPQAEEELLCLIMPLRLPDAAG; from the coding sequence ATGAGCCCCTCTGCCGGTACCGCCTCCGCACCTGGAACCAGTGGCCGGACTTCGACTTCCCAGCCGAACGGGAAGGACGAAATCCAGCTCTCCATCCAGCAGGGCGACCTCGCCTTCGCCGTGTCCCGCGCGCTGGCCTCGGTCTCCGCCCGCAGCCCTCAGCCCCTGTTGAGCTGCCTCCTGCTCGAGGCGGACAAGGGTGGGTTGCGCGTGACCGGAACCGACCTCGACGTGACCACCGCGGTGCGCGTTCCCGCCGAGGTGAAGACGCCCGGCAAGGTCGCAGTGTCGGCGCGTCATTTCCACGAGGTGGTGCGCAAGATTCCGAAGGGCACGCTCACGATCGGCATCGAGGGCGGCCAGTGTGAGGTTCGCTACGGCGATGGGAAAGGCTGGTCGCGATTCCCGGTTCAGGACGCGGCGGAGTTCCCGCGCGTACCGGATCTCAAGGCCGACGGCGCGGTGACGCTCGAGGGCGACGCGCTGTCGCGCCTGCTCGCGCGCACTGCCTACGCCGCGTCCACCGACGAAGTGCGCCCTCAGCTCAACGGCGTGCTGGTGCAGGGCGGCGAGAAGGCGCTCACAGTGGTGGCCACCGACGGTCACCGGCTGGCGCGCGCCACGCGCAAGGGCGCGTTCGGCGGGCTCGGCAAGGATGGCGTGATCGTTCCAAGCCGCGCGCTCCAGACCGTCAGCCGCACCGCCGAGGAAGCGACGAGCCCGGTGACCGTCGAGATCGCCGCCGGGAAGAATCAGGCGGGATTCTCGGCGCAGGTCGGCGAATATCGCGTGCAGATCTTCACGCGCCTGCTCGAAGGACCGTATCCCAACTACGACCAGGTCATTCCGCGCGACAATCCGCGCGATCTTCAGGTGCGTCGCCAGGACCTCATGGAAGCGGTCGACATCGTGGCGTCGCATGCGGACAACATCACGCGACAGGTGCGTTTCTCGGTTCGCTCCGGCAAGCTCGGCGTCTCCTCCGCCACCGAGCTGGGAGCTGGAGAGCATCAAATCGAAGCGCAGTACCGCGGAGAGGACATGGAGATCGGCTACAACGCCACCTACCTGCTGGACATCCTGCGTAGTTTGCCCACGGAGCAGGTGGTCTTTCGCTTGAAGACCGCGCTGTCGGCCGGCGTCATCGAGCCGCTCGGCGAGCTTCCTCAGGCGGAGGAAGAGCTGTTGTGCCTGATCATGCCGCTGCGCCTGCCCGACGCGGCGGGGTAG